A portion of the Marinobacter alexandrii genome contains these proteins:
- a CDS encoding histidine kinase dimerization/phosphoacceptor domain -containing protein, which produces MAPIVLQFRYILFLYGIFPFIVFGQYKYPHRYFDPREYQSDREIFSIDQSEDGTMYFGTGTSILQYDGERWKEGIIPGKKAIFWLKVEEEKGRIYVGSEKEFGYFDFELVYFSLSDKLDASTSDFGNIWEVDLSSHGVYFRSSRYIFRYYRDELTLIDGIGPIESPFDIIFTLNDTIYTRLREVGLATIYDGKLEVIVDAERFGYKCNAFVPHPEGILIATRSNGLFLYKNKNLKPLDVEVNQYLKEHRVYHATALSNEYFAFATLSGGVLIMDQNGRLVDLIKQDNYGVYEGTGYVFEDSRSGLWIGTKRGMAYIDINSPVRYYQLDGITEVTSTHFFEGKLHIGSLNGIYVLEEGKSEPEKVRGSPNLVKRIFECDNMLIATDLSYFFQIEGLEAKELFYPPFTSLTPITSNQYDYAGGGQEGIYFLNKDPEWVLTDKDEGTIKNVDDLIEYDSSLWGISSSSGLFRYDQSETRYDITECNALDIYKEALIATADDGFYTYDSSMDQFRPFQELNQFLPDLYLEVEDFYMEGDSTWLLYFNEEKILTGDIFINDSLIWKLPLFDARIEENVEVQLKDGLLIVTNGVDIFHLNTNLFKNFSKSAIKASISADQFLSSSEIPYAQNKLRFDFAVKAVYTNGDNYYRYRIDGYNNDWSSWSTQNYMEITNLFEGDYDLLLEAKTPDRSILSSSLSFSVLPPWYRTYWAYGSYLFFLSLFVWRFVKWRSSYLEDERNKLEDLVADRTSEIIAQKATIEQSLKEREVLLREIHHRVKNNLQVISSIFNMQLKEAKTDELKKLINDGQSRIKTMSLIHQKLYQSDKLDAIDLNDYANGLISQIGQLYGKKECQIKHEVVVENIHLDIDTAIPVGLILNELLSNSYKYAFDEGQGHISIHIEKADSDSYQLAYCDDGKGFPDGFDLEKGESLGLRLVSILARQLKGTMEFKNGNGVSFTIAFKTVDS; this is translated from the coding sequence TTGGCTCCAATTGTGCTACAATTCAGATATATATTATTCTTATACGGAATTTTTCCTTTCATAGTATTTGGACAGTATAAATACCCTCATCGGTATTTTGATCCCCGAGAATATCAGTCGGATCGTGAAATCTTTAGCATAGATCAATCAGAAGATGGAACCATGTACTTTGGCACAGGAACCTCAATATTACAATATGATGGAGAAAGGTGGAAGGAAGGCATTATTCCAGGCAAGAAGGCTATTTTTTGGTTAAAGGTTGAGGAAGAAAAAGGTCGAATATATGTAGGTTCTGAAAAGGAGTTCGGCTACTTTGATTTTGAACTTGTTTATTTTTCATTGAGTGATAAGTTGGATGCTAGCACTTCTGATTTTGGGAATATATGGGAAGTAGATCTCTCAAGTCATGGCGTATATTTTCGCTCTTCCAGGTACATTTTCAGATATTACAGGGATGAACTTACCCTCATCGATGGAATTGGCCCGATAGAATCTCCTTTTGATATCATTTTTACCTTGAACGACACAATCTATACAAGACTGAGAGAAGTTGGTTTGGCTACCATCTATGATGGTAAATTGGAAGTTATCGTAGATGCAGAAAGATTTGGCTACAAGTGTAATGCTTTTGTTCCTCACCCCGAAGGGATACTCATTGCAACTAGATCCAATGGGTTGTTTCTCTATAAGAATAAAAATTTAAAACCCCTAGACGTAGAGGTAAATCAATATCTGAAAGAACATCGAGTTTATCATGCTACTGCACTATCCAACGAATATTTTGCATTTGCTACGCTAAGCGGAGGGGTCCTCATTATGGATCAAAATGGTAGGCTGGTGGATTTGATAAAACAGGATAATTATGGCGTTTACGAAGGAACCGGATATGTATTTGAAGATAGTCGTTCTGGTCTTTGGATAGGAACAAAAAGGGGGATGGCATACATAGACATTAACAGCCCCGTTCGATATTATCAATTGGATGGGATTACAGAAGTCACCTCTACTCATTTTTTTGAAGGAAAACTACACATAGGCTCGCTGAATGGAATCTACGTCCTGGAAGAAGGAAAATCCGAACCAGAAAAGGTGAGGGGATCTCCAAACCTTGTCAAAAGAATCTTTGAATGTGATAATATGCTTATAGCAACCGATTTATCATATTTTTTTCAGATAGAAGGACTCGAGGCAAAAGAACTGTTTTATCCTCCTTTTACCAGCTTGACCCCCATTACTTCCAATCAATATGATTATGCAGGTGGAGGTCAGGAAGGGATTTATTTTTTAAACAAAGACCCGGAGTGGGTATTGACAGACAAGGATGAGGGAACAATTAAGAATGTAGACGATCTGATCGAATACGATAGTTCACTCTGGGGTATCTCATCAAGTAGCGGACTGTTCAGGTATGATCAGTCTGAAACACGTTACGACATTACAGAATGTAATGCATTGGATATCTACAAGGAGGCCTTAATTGCTACTGCAGATGATGGGTTTTATACCTATGATTCCTCAATGGATCAATTCAGGCCGTTTCAGGAGCTCAATCAGTTTCTTCCTGATCTGTATTTGGAGGTTGAGGATTTTTATATGGAGGGAGATAGCACATGGTTGTTGTATTTCAATGAAGAAAAAATATTAACAGGTGATATCTTCATTAATGACTCTCTGATATGGAAATTACCACTTTTTGATGCAAGAATCGAGGAGAATGTGGAGGTTCAATTAAAAGATGGGTTACTGATAGTTACAAACGGAGTTGACATTTTTCACTTGAATACGAACCTTTTCAAAAATTTTTCCAAATCAGCCATTAAAGCATCCATTTCTGCTGATCAGTTTTTGAGTTCATCCGAAATTCCGTATGCACAAAATAAGTTACGCTTTGACTTTGCTGTGAAAGCAGTTTACACCAATGGAGATAACTATTATAGATATCGTATTGATGGATATAACAACGATTGGTCTTCGTGGAGCACACAAAACTACATGGAAATCACAAACCTGTTTGAAGGTGATTATGACCTTCTTCTCGAGGCGAAGACACCCGATCGTTCTATCTTGTCTTCCTCACTTTCTTTCTCAGTCTTGCCACCTTGGTACCGTACCTACTGGGCGTATGGGTCTTACCTGTTTTTCTTGAGTCTATTTGTTTGGAGATTTGTAAAATGGCGCTCTTCATATCTCGAAGATGAGCGTAATAAACTGGAAGACCTGGTGGCTGATCGAACCTCTGAAATTATTGCTCAAAAAGCCACAATCGAGCAATCATTGAAAGAAAGAGAAGTGCTTTTGAGGGAAATACACCATCGAGTAAAAAACAACCTGCAAGTAATCTCGAGTATTTTTAACATGCAGTTGAAAGAAGCAAAAACTGACGAGTTGAAAAAACTGATCAATGATGGTCAAAGCAGGATTAAAACCATGTCCTTGATCCATCAAAAGCTCTATCAAAGTGATAAACTGGATGCCATTGATTTGAACGATTATGCAAATGGACTGATCAGTCAAATAGGTCAATTATATGGTAAAAAAGAATGTCAGATAAAACATGAGGTTGTTGTTGAGAACATACATCTGGATATTGATACAGCTATTCCAGTAGGTTTGATTCTGAATGAACTCCTTTCCAATTCCTATAAATATGCCTTTGACGAAGGACAGGGACATATCTCGATTCATATTGAAAAGGCAGATTCAGACAGCTATCAATTAGCATATTGTGATGATGGAAAAGGATTTCCTGATGGATTCGACCTTGAAAAAGGTGAATCACTGGGATTACGGCTTGTATCCATATTGGCTCGGCAATTGAAGGGGACAATGGAATTCAAAAATGGAAATGGAGTCTCTTTCACTATTGCTTTTAAAACGGTTGATTCGTAG
- the tsaE gene encoding tRNA (adenosine(37)-N6)-threonylcarbamoyltransferase complex ATPase subunit type 1 TsaE: MTIPNYNEDELQEVARKLVSNFGDIKVWCFYAEMGTGKTTLTKKICKEIGVEDEMSSPTFSIINEYQTNKGKDVYHFDFYRLKDLKEAVDVGVEDYLFSGNFCLLEWPQIIEPLLPDEYLQINIKLVGDNTRSLTAQPK, translated from the coding sequence ATGACCATCCCTAACTATAATGAAGATGAACTACAAGAAGTAGCCAGGAAGTTAGTCAGCAATTTTGGTGACATAAAGGTCTGGTGTTTTTATGCAGAAATGGGTACAGGTAAAACCACACTTACAAAAAAAATATGCAAAGAGATTGGGGTGGAAGACGAAATGAGCTCGCCAACTTTTTCTATCATAAACGAATATCAAACCAATAAGGGAAAAGATGTTTATCACTTTGATTTTTACCGATTGAAGGATCTCAAAGAAGCGGTTGATGTTGGAGTTGAAGACTATTTATTCTCAGGAAATTTTTGCTTACTAGAGTGGCCTCAAATCATTGAGCCACTTTTGCCTGATGAATACCTGCAAATAAACATTAAATTAGTAGGTGATAACACCCGATCACTAACTGCACAACCTAAATGA
- a CDS encoding PglZ domain-containing protein, with protein sequence MQQFKILWADDEIELLKPHILFLEQKGYQLTPVNSGSDALEEIDHNHFDIVFLDENMPGMSGLETLNYIKSTHPNLPVVMITKNEAEEIMEEAIGAKIADYLIKPLNPSQILLSIKKILDNKRIISEKTNQGYQKDFQQLAMGVMDAQDHNDWMEIYRKLVYWELELDETQDKSMVEVLNAQKVEADGNFSAFITSNYEDWITDPDIDRPMLSHNLLKQKVFPEVGDDPVFLIVIDNLRYDQWKVIEPEVAELFNVDSEEMYFSILPTTTSYARNALFAGLTPMEIARRYPDLWVGEEEDEGKNLKERELLEANLARNQMKERFSYHKILRAEEGKQLSENIPNLMNNNLNAIVFNFVDMLSHARTDMQMIRELAPDESAYRSLTKSWFTHSSLYDTLKSLADKKVKVMITTDHGTIRVNKAQKIVGDRSTNTNLRYKVGRNLAFNEKSVFFTRDPERFGLPKEHVSSSYVFTKDDHFFAYPNNFNHYVRMYKDTFQHGGISMEEIMIPFITLSNK encoded by the coding sequence ATGCAGCAATTTAAAATCTTATGGGCGGACGATGAAATTGAGCTGCTAAAGCCTCATATTTTATTCCTTGAACAAAAAGGATATCAGCTTACTCCGGTAAATAGTGGGTCCGATGCGCTGGAAGAGATCGATCACAATCATTTCGATATTGTATTCCTGGATGAGAATATGCCTGGAATGAGCGGGCTGGAGACACTCAACTACATCAAGTCTACTCATCCTAATCTTCCGGTGGTGATGATTACGAAGAATGAGGCGGAGGAAATCATGGAGGAGGCCATAGGCGCCAAGATTGCTGATTATTTGATCAAGCCATTGAACCCTAGTCAAATACTTCTTTCAATAAAGAAGATCTTAGATAACAAACGAATCATTTCAGAGAAGACTAACCAGGGTTACCAAAAGGACTTCCAGCAGTTGGCGATGGGAGTGATGGATGCGCAAGATCACAACGATTGGATGGAAATCTATCGTAAACTGGTGTATTGGGAGTTGGAACTGGATGAGACACAGGACAAAAGCATGGTAGAGGTGCTGAATGCACAGAAAGTTGAGGCTGATGGTAATTTTTCAGCATTCATTACCTCCAACTACGAAGATTGGATTACCGATCCAGACATTGATCGGCCAATGCTTTCACACAATCTTCTTAAGCAGAAAGTTTTTCCAGAAGTCGGAGACGACCCTGTGTTTTTAATTGTGATTGACAACCTTCGATATGATCAGTGGAAAGTGATTGAGCCTGAAGTCGCCGAGCTGTTTAATGTTGATTCTGAAGAGATGTATTTCTCTATTTTGCCTACAACCACTTCGTATGCCAGAAACGCTCTTTTCGCTGGATTAACTCCTATGGAAATCGCTCGTCGTTATCCTGATTTATGGGTTGGTGAAGAGGAAGATGAAGGAAAAAATCTAAAGGAACGAGAATTACTTGAAGCTAATTTGGCTCGAAATCAAATGAAAGAACGATTTAGTTATCATAAAATACTAAGAGCTGAAGAAGGGAAACAATTGAGTGAGAATATTCCCAACTTGATGAATAACAATTTGAATGCCATCGTATTCAACTTCGTGGATATGCTATCACATGCTCGTACGGACATGCAGATGATTCGAGAACTTGCTCCAGATGAATCAGCCTATCGTTCATTGACTAAATCATGGTTCACACACTCATCACTTTATGATACGCTAAAGTCACTAGCCGATAAAAAAGTGAAAGTGATGATTACAACTGATCACGGGACAATCAGGGTAAATAAAGCGCAAAAAATTGTTGGAGACCGGAGTACAAATACAAACCTTAGATATAAAGTGGGTAGAAACCTGGCATTTAATGAAAAATCAGTCTTCTTCACCCGTGATCCTGAGAGATTCGGACTTCCAAAAGAGCACGTAAGTTCATCATACGTCTTCACAAAGGATGATCACTTTTTTGCTTACCCGAACAATTTCAATCATTATGTACGCATGTATAAGGATACTTTTCAGCATGGTGGCATTTCCATGGAGGAAATCATGATTCCGTTCATTACGCTTTCGAATAAATGA
- a CDS encoding alanine dehydrogenase has translation MNESSKSGFAKLAQEQTLYPQEAPAKISKKHQTLQIGVPCEVADQEKRMPIKPSSVGVLIANGHEVVIESGAGESSNFSDKEYSEVGARIVYSAKEVFESHVVLKVEPPTLDEIEMMKSGSTLISAFQAGKQNAKYLEAINKKKLIAIGYEFIQDKVGGLPLVRAMSEVAGSTVMVIAAEYLSSSSNGRGVILGGITGVPPTRVVIIGAGTVAEFAARAALGHGAEVRVFDNQIYKMRRLKHTLGQEIYTSTYDQSLLEKEVREADVLIGAVRFEKGQSKMLVTEDMVMSMKPGSVIIDVSIDQGGCIETSELTNHKKPVFVKHDVTHYCVPNIASRVARTASLAISNIFTPILLDAGDCGGFDEMIYTHPWLQKGVYSYKGSLTNLGLAKRFNLAFKDISLFMAARI, from the coding sequence ATGAACGAATCGTCAAAATCTGGATTTGCGAAGTTGGCTCAAGAACAGACGCTTTACCCTCAGGAAGCTCCAGCGAAAATTTCCAAAAAACATCAAACCCTTCAAATTGGTGTGCCTTGTGAAGTTGCAGACCAAGAAAAACGCATGCCTATCAAGCCATCTTCTGTTGGCGTTTTAATAGCCAATGGTCACGAAGTTGTGATAGAATCAGGAGCAGGAGAGTCCTCCAATTTTTCTGATAAAGAATACAGTGAAGTTGGAGCAAGAATTGTCTATAGTGCCAAAGAAGTTTTTGAAAGTCATGTAGTGTTAAAGGTAGAGCCTCCTACACTAGATGAGATTGAGATGATGAAATCTGGAAGTACATTGATATCTGCTTTTCAGGCTGGGAAACAAAATGCTAAATACCTGGAGGCGATAAACAAGAAAAAACTCATAGCTATTGGATATGAATTCATTCAGGACAAAGTAGGAGGATTGCCATTGGTAAGGGCGATGAGTGAAGTGGCTGGGAGTACGGTGATGGTAATTGCAGCGGAGTACTTGAGTAGCTCAAGCAATGGGAGAGGAGTAATCCTGGGAGGAATAACTGGCGTACCACCAACAAGGGTAGTGATAATAGGAGCAGGAACGGTTGCGGAATTTGCTGCCAGAGCAGCGTTGGGTCATGGAGCAGAAGTTCGTGTGTTTGATAATCAGATTTATAAAATGCGCAGACTCAAGCATACGTTAGGGCAAGAAATATATACTTCGACTTACGATCAAAGCTTGTTGGAAAAAGAAGTGAGAGAAGCAGATGTACTCATAGGCGCTGTTCGCTTTGAAAAAGGACAAAGCAAAATGTTGGTCACTGAAGATATGGTCATGAGTATGAAGCCAGGATCAGTGATCATAGATGTGAGTATCGATCAAGGAGGTTGTATCGAAACTTCCGAACTCACCAACCACAAGAAGCCCGTTTTTGTGAAACATGACGTAACTCATTATTGTGTTCCTAATATTGCTTCCAGAGTAGCTAGAACCGCTTCCCTTGCAATTTCTAACATCTTCACGCCCATCTTACTGGATGCCGGAGACTGTGGAGGATTTGATGAAATGATCTATACACACCCATGGTTACAAAAGGGGGTGTATTCCTATAAAGGAAGTCTTACAAATCTTGGTCTAGCTAAACGTTTCAATCTGGCTTTTAAAGATATTAGTTTGTTTATGGCAGCTAGGATTTAG
- a CDS encoding methyl-accepting chemotaxis protein, which yields MNWFKREILYAGTNSGMQDIIKNRIFYANCLIVFLFPLLAILSAVQIVSGVPEAALETLSLIPVPVIGYILIRLGYHKYGRLFLLFGVALYLILSFYYFNLQFIAKGIDAGIMRLPTTKLHLWPVIVGTAVIFDFKRERLFFNVTLIGLFLSYLFFDQIQSVLGLPISELPFKDPSLFKYNISTTATSFIILFELYLLVSINQKFEQSIVEQTEQLKIKSDESDQQRVELEKQQSNLLNAVSETERIISKVVETGNYSLKMETDSHTGEWRKLGQSINNLFDSLLKPFKELDRIINHLAEGNLKERYLQESKGEVLELSNNLNMALDNVSELINDIVQQAENIKSIAHTSNENSEQVSLQITEMSQVISEISVGAGSQVMQVNNTSALVENIMDSSKGVSNQANAINNESSNGVEKSKNGVETIEKVGSSFQDVLLFFDKSTESINNLSKYSSEISGILNIIQSIASQTNLLALNAAIEAAQAGDAGKGFSVIADEIRKLAEQSQSSAKEIENLVVNVQKSATETSKFISDMNGVVKEGEGSVKNAQTSFSEILESYNTTFNISNDIVKSTQKQTNDIKQIVSLIEQIVVISEETAAGSEEAASSAKHVADIMQSYHDLSYDISQIAEELTDKTGRFSLRGKKQQSIEDNEILEEGLIG from the coding sequence ATGAACTGGTTTAAAAGAGAAATTCTCTATGCTGGAACAAATTCCGGTATGCAGGATATTATTAAGAATCGCATATTCTATGCTAACTGCCTAATTGTTTTTCTATTTCCCTTATTAGCTATTTTAAGTGCTGTTCAAATTGTATCAGGAGTTCCTGAAGCGGCACTTGAAACACTTTCACTCATTCCGGTTCCTGTTATTGGGTATATACTTATAAGATTAGGTTATCATAAATACGGTCGGTTATTCTTACTGTTCGGGGTAGCTCTCTACTTAATACTATCATTTTATTATTTCAACCTTCAATTCATTGCCAAAGGAATAGATGCTGGTATCATGCGCTTACCAACTACTAAGTTGCATTTGTGGCCAGTAATTGTAGGTACAGCCGTGATATTTGATTTTAAGAGAGAAAGGCTTTTTTTTAATGTGACACTGATAGGACTGTTTTTGAGTTATCTGTTTTTTGATCAAATTCAGTCTGTGTTAGGCTTGCCAATCTCAGAACTACCTTTCAAAGATCCTTCACTGTTTAAATACAATATTTCAACGACGGCTACCTCTTTTATCATTCTTTTTGAACTCTACCTTTTAGTATCTATCAATCAAAAGTTTGAACAAAGCATTGTTGAGCAGACTGAACAACTAAAAATAAAGAGTGATGAATCGGATCAGCAACGAGTAGAGCTTGAGAAACAACAATCAAACCTTTTGAATGCTGTAAGTGAGACGGAAAGAATAATTAGTAAGGTTGTGGAGACTGGTAATTACAGTTTGAAGATGGAGACAGACTCGCATACGGGAGAATGGCGTAAACTCGGACAATCAATCAACAATCTTTTTGATTCATTATTAAAACCATTTAAGGAATTGGATCGAATTATCAATCATCTGGCAGAAGGAAATCTAAAAGAACGATATCTTCAGGAAAGTAAGGGAGAGGTGCTTGAGCTATCGAATAATCTTAATATGGCGCTGGATAATGTTTCTGAGTTAATAAATGACATTGTACAGCAGGCAGAAAACATTAAATCAATTGCCCACACAAGTAACGAAAATAGTGAGCAGGTAAGTCTTCAAATTACGGAGATGTCTCAGGTTATCTCCGAAATTAGTGTTGGTGCGGGGAGTCAGGTTATGCAGGTGAATAATACTTCAGCATTAGTTGAAAATATCATGGATTCTTCCAAAGGAGTAAGTAATCAAGCAAATGCAATAAATAATGAATCATCTAATGGGGTAGAAAAAAGTAAGAACGGAGTTGAAACCATTGAGAAAGTTGGAAGTAGCTTTCAGGATGTTTTGTTGTTTTTTGACAAGAGCACAGAGTCAATTAATAATTTATCTAAGTACTCTTCAGAGATATCTGGGATACTCAATATTATTCAAAGTATTGCTTCACAAACAAACCTACTTGCACTAAATGCTGCGATTGAAGCAGCTCAAGCAGGCGATGCTGGGAAAGGCTTTTCAGTGATTGCCGATGAGATAAGGAAGTTAGCTGAGCAGTCCCAAAGTTCTGCAAAGGAGATTGAAAACCTGGTGGTTAATGTTCAAAAGTCAGCTACAGAAACGAGTAAGTTCATTTCGGATATGAATGGAGTAGTAAAAGAAGGAGAAGGTTCCGTTAAGAATGCTCAAACATCGTTTAGCGAAATCTTGGAAAGTTACAATACAACATTCAACATCTCGAATGATATTGTAAAGTCTACGCAAAAGCAGACGAATGATATCAAACAGATTGTTTCATTGATCGAACAGATTGTGGTGATTTCTGAGGAAACGGCAGCTGGGTCTGAGGAGGCAGCATCCTCTGCAAAGCATGTTGCCGATATCATGCAGAGCTATCATGACCTTTCATACGATATCTCTCAGATTGCAGAAGAGCTAACTGATAAAACCGGGAGGTTTTCATTGAGAGGAAAGAAACAGCAGTCTATAGAAGATAATGAAATTTTGGAAGAAGGGTTGATCGGATAG
- a CDS encoding ATP-binding cassette domain-containing protein — protein MMVLTGEDIGKKYGKTWIFKGQNFTLETGEKVAITGKNGAGKSTLLQLMAGYLTPSKGKILIDDVLIDDAQNESVIIGPYTEIIEEFTLLEFLDFHQKFKKATHPINEMADSASLPLNKRISDFSTGMKQRAKLLTAFFFENDLIFFDEPTSNLDEEGFLWWKKCLENLKDHLIIIASNEKDEIAQCEKSIDL, from the coding sequence ATGATGGTCTTGACAGGTGAAGATATTGGAAAGAAGTATGGTAAAACCTGGATTTTCAAGGGTCAAAACTTTACTCTTGAGACCGGAGAAAAAGTAGCTATCACAGGAAAGAATGGAGCTGGGAAATCCACCCTGCTTCAGTTGATGGCTGGATATCTGACCCCTTCTAAAGGAAAAATACTTATTGATGATGTTTTAATTGATGATGCTCAAAACGAATCGGTGATTATTGGTCCATACACTGAAATTATTGAGGAATTCACCTTACTTGAATTTTTAGACTTTCATCAGAAATTCAAAAAGGCTACTCATCCAATAAATGAAATGGCCGATTCTGCGTCTCTTCCGTTGAATAAACGAATTAGTGATTTTTCCACTGGAATGAAACAGCGAGCAAAGCTTTTGACTGCCTTCTTCTTTGAAAATGATTTGATATTTTTTGATGAGCCTACCTCTAACCTTGATGAAGAAGGATTTCTTTGGTGGAAAAAATGCCTTGAAAACCTCAAGGATCATCTTATTATCATCGCATCCAATGAAAAAGATGAAATCGCGCAGTGCGAGAAGTCCATTGATCTTTAA
- a CDS encoding HD domain-containing protein, whose protein sequence is MNKKKILNDPVYGFINIPNDLIFDIIEHRYFQRLRRIKQLGLTDLIYPGALHTRFHHALGAMHLMSNALDSLRSKGIEISSEEYDAVMIAILLHDLGHGPFSHTLEFSLFKEVRHEKVSFWMMQRLNQEFKGGLDLAISIFENQYRRPFLHQLVSSQLDIDRLDYLKRDSFFTGVYEGSIGSERIIKMINVVSDQLVVEEKGIYSIENFLSARRLMYWQVYLHKTAVSAEVMLIEIIKRAKHLTQQGIKVLATPALSIFLEQNITSADFEADQDILEVYALLDDNDVWGSIKFWQDHDDNVLSSLSKMLLDRKLFGISFSNDEIGRIVTDDLIQKAMNRFKLPEEEARYFIKTGSVSNSAYIASGQSIKILMKHGSVVDVAEASDLPNIKAMSTIVTKHYLCGPKELLNT, encoded by the coding sequence TTGAACAAAAAGAAAATCTTAAATGATCCGGTTTATGGATTCATTAATATACCCAACGATCTCATATTCGATATCATTGAACATCGGTATTTTCAGCGACTCAGAAGAATAAAGCAGCTTGGGCTCACGGATCTGATTTATCCTGGAGCTCTCCACACACGGTTTCATCATGCGCTTGGTGCGATGCACCTGATGAGCAATGCTTTAGATTCCTTGAGGAGTAAAGGAATTGAAATATCCAGCGAAGAATATGATGCGGTCATGATTGCCATCTTACTTCATGATCTAGGTCACGGCCCTTTTTCTCATACACTTGAGTTTTCCTTGTTCAAAGAGGTGAGGCATGAAAAAGTCAGTTTTTGGATGATGCAGCGTTTGAATCAAGAGTTTAAGGGTGGCTTAGACTTAGCTATCAGCATATTCGAAAATCAATACCGTAGACCATTTTTACATCAATTAGTATCGAGTCAACTGGACATTGACCGGTTAGATTATCTCAAAAGAGATTCTTTTTTTACGGGAGTCTATGAAGGATCGATAGGTTCTGAACGAATCATTAAAATGATCAATGTCGTGAGTGATCAACTGGTCGTAGAAGAAAAAGGGATCTACAGCATAGAAAATTTTCTTAGTGCACGCAGATTGATGTATTGGCAAGTATATCTTCATAAAACCGCTGTTAGTGCAGAAGTCATGCTCATTGAGATCATCAAAAGAGCTAAACATCTTACGCAACAAGGCATAAAGGTACTAGCAACTCCAGCACTATCCATCTTCCTTGAACAGAACATTACTTCAGCCGATTTTGAAGCCGATCAGGATATTTTGGAAGTCTATGCATTGCTAGATGATAATGATGTTTGGGGTTCGATTAAATTTTGGCAGGACCATGATGACAATGTATTGAGCAGTTTAAGCAAAATGCTTCTCGATCGAAAGCTCTTCGGAATTTCATTTTCCAATGATGAGATTGGAAGGATAGTCACCGATGACTTGATTCAAAAGGCGATGAATCGCTTCAAATTGCCAGAAGAAGAAGCTAGATATTTCATTAAAACCGGATCTGTTAGCAACTCCGCATACATCGCTTCAGGACAGTCTATCAAAATATTAATGAAGCATGGAAGTGTGGTAGATGTGGCCGAAGCAAGTGACTTACCAAACATTAAGGCGATGAGTACTATTGTAACGAAACATTATTTATGCGGCCCTAAAGAATTATTAAATACATGA